In Lachnospiraceae bacterium, the DNA window AACAGGCATGATACCTGCGATCACAGGAATGGTGATGCCCTTCTCACGGATGCGGTATAAATAGCTGTAAAGAAGACTGTTGTCAAAAAACATCTGGGTAGTGACAAAATCACAGCCGGCGTCCACCTTCTGCTTTAAATAGTCCATATCCACAGATTTATTAGAAGATTCCGGATGTCCTTCCGGATAGCAGGCTGCACCAATGCAGAAATCTCCTGCTTCTTTGATCTCACGGATCAGTTCAGAAGCATAGTGATAAACTTCCGGTGTTTTCCCATCCTGCGGGATATCCCCCCTTAGCGCCAGAACATTTTCGATCTTATGCGCCTTTAATTCCTCCAATACATGATGCACTTTCTCTCTTGTTGAAGAAACACAGGTAAGATGTGCCAATGGTGTTACACCATACTCTTCTTTAATAGTAGATGCGATCTTTACTGTATACTCACTGGTTCCGCCTCCGGCACCGTAAGTAACACTCATAAAATCCGGCTTTAACTCAGCGATCTTAGAAGCCGCCTTCTCCACGGATTCATACGCATCTGCTGTCTTTGGCGGGAACACTTCAAATGAAAGTGTTGGTCTTCCCTCTGCCAGTATATCTCTTATCTTCATATTATTGTTCCTCTCTTTGGTGTAAATAAACTGACATGTCACCTGAGGGTGGCATAATCCTAAATGAAAAAAAAGGGATGCCGCAAAAACACAAGCTTCTGCAACACCCCCTAAATCACAGTTTTCATTATCATTCATGCACTTGCATGAACCAATTTTACTGCTCTAATGTCACCTTTTTCAGATGCCAGATATCTCTTACATACTCTTCAATGGTACGATCAGATGTAAACTTACCGCTATGGGAAACATTAATAAGAGCTGCTTTTGCCCACCACTGTCTGTCTCTGTAAGCCTTGTCGATCTTCTCATGAGCCTCTGCATAAGAACGGAAGTCTTTCAGGATAAAGTAAGTATCCGGACGGCTGCCTCCAAAGTTATTTAACAGAGAATCATAGATTTCCTTAAACATCTGTGGATCCTTTGGTGAATAATATCCATTGGTCAGCTGCATCAGCACTCTGCGGATCTGAGGATCATTGTTGAAGATATCCATTGGATTATAGCCGCCGTTATTCTCATAATTGATAACTTCGTCTGCAGAAAGGCCAAAGATAAAGGCATTTTCCTGTCCAACTTCTTCTACGATCTCAACGTTTGCACCATCCATAGTTCCTAATGTAAGAGCGCCGTTTAACATAAACTTCATGTTACCGGTACCGGAAGCCTCTTTGCTGGCTGTGGAGATCTGCTCGCTCACATCCGCTGCCGCAAAGATGATCTCTGCGTTGGATACCCGGTAATCTTCAATAAATACCACCTTGATCTTACCGCCAATGGACATATCATTGTTGATCACATCTGCTACTGAATTGATCAGCTTAATCGTCAGTTTTGCGCGGCGGTAACCTGCTGCTGCCTTTGCACCGAAGATAAAGGTTCTTGGAACCATATCCATGTTTGGATCATCCTTTAACTGGTTGTAAAGATACATAACATGAAGAATGTTCATCAGCTGACGTTTATACTCATGAAGTCTCTTTACCTGTACATCGAAAATAGAATTTGGATCAACGTCAATGCCGTTATGCTCCTTAATGTACTTAGCCAGACGGACTTTATTCTTATATTTGATATCCAGGAATTCCTTCTGGCATTCCTTATCACCTGCAAATGCTGCCAGTTCTTTAATATGAGGCAGATTTGTGATCCAGTCATCACCGATCTTATCTGTTACCCAGTCAGCTAATAACGGATTGCCGTGAAGCAAGAAACGTCTCTGGGTAATACCATTAGTCTTATTGTTGAATTTCTCAGGCATCATCTCATAGAAGTCTTTTAACTCCTCATGCTTTAAGATCTCTGTATGCAGTCTTGCAACGCCGTTTACTGAGAAGCCTGCTACGATCGCCATGTAAGCCATTCTAACCTGACCGTTGTATACAACTGCCATTTTTGCGATCTTGTCCTGATCGCCAGGATATCTCTGCTGGATCTCATTTACAAAACGGCGGTTGATTTCTTCTACGATCTGATAAATACGTGGGAGCAGACGGGAGAACAAGTCTACCGGCCACTTCTCCAGTGCCTCAGACATAATAGTATGATTGGTGTATGCACAGGTTCTGGTAGTAATATCCCATGCCTCTTCCCAGGTAAGGCCTTCATCGTCTAAAAGGATACGCATTAACTCAGGGATTGCTACAGTTGGATGTGTATCATTTAACTGGAATACCACCTTCTCCGGGAACTGATGGATATCATCGTGTTTTTCTTTAAATTTCTGGACAGCTCTCTGGACGCTGGCAGAAATAAAGAAATACTGCTGTTTTAAACGCAGTTCTTTACCTGCATAATGGTTATCGTTTGGATAAAGAACTTCAACAATATTTTTAGCCAGATTTTCCTGTTCAACTGCCTTCTGGTAATCACCGCGGTCAAAGGAATCCAGGTTAAAGGTGTTTACCGGTTCTGCATCCCAGATACGAAGTGTATTTACAATGTGGTTGCCATAGCCTACAACTGGCAGGTCATATGGAACAGCTTTTACAGACTGATAACCTTCCTGTACGAAATGGCTCATACCATTGCGGTCTTCAATACGTACATAGCCGCCGAATTTTACTTCTACTGCATACTCCGGACGACGGATCTCAAATGGATTTCCATTTTCCAGCCAGTTATCCGGAACTTCTACCTGATAACCATCTTCGATCTTCTGTTTAAACATACCATAACGGTAACGGATACCGCAACCGTATGCCGGATAGCCCAAGGTTGCTAAAGAGTCAAGGAAGCATGCTGCTAAACGTCCTAAACCACCATTTCCTAATGCTGCATCCGGTTCCTGGTCTTCAATGGCATTTAAATCAAAGCCCATTTCGTCTAATGCTTCTGCGATCTCCTTATATTCACAAAGATTGATCATATTGTTTCCAAGGGCACGACCCATTAAAAACTCCATAGACAGATAATAAAGGGTCTTTACATCTTTTTTCTCATATTCCTTGTGGGTTGTTATCCACTGGTCAATGATATCGTCCTTTACTGTATAAGCCACAGCCTGGAAGATCTGCTGAGGGGTTGCTTCGTCGATAGTACGGCGGAACATGTTTTTTACATTAAAGATTACTGCATTTTTGAACAAAGCCTTGTCAAAGCCTGTATTTTTCATAGCCTTCCTCCTCATTTTCCAATGTGCTCCCTCTTATGCAGGTGTACTAAAACCCGGAGGCATACATCCTTCACCAAAAGCACATTCAAATCTAAAAAAGCACAAGGGACAGGTAACAATTCTGTCCTGCCCCTCATATTACCATTTTTTCTGGTCCATTTCAACTTAAATACGGATATAAAACCAGATAAAACCAGTTTTTACCTCGCTATTACAGTCTCATTACAGTCTTTCCACACCTAACATAACAGTCTCGCCGTTGATATTCCATTCCTTAGTGAAGCCCTTCATCTCACCTAAGTGGATATGATCAGCCATAACCTCGTTCTTGATCTCATCTGCGTTGCTCTTCATCAGCTCAGCGATCTTGTCGTTATTGGCCTGATATACACTAATATGGTCCATAACCTCGAAACCTGCTTCCTTACGCATGGTCTGGATCTTGCTGATAACTTCGCGGACAAAGCCTTCTTCGATCAGCTCTGGAGTCAGGTTGGTATCCAGGACAACTGTTACATAATTATCTTCTTCTGTTACATAGCCATCTTTCTTTGCTACATCAATCAGCAGGTCATCCTTTGTAAGAACAACTTCCTGTC includes these proteins:
- the metF gene encoding methylenetetrahydrofolate reductase [NAD(P)H]: MKIRDILAEGRPTLSFEVFPPKTADAYESVEKAASKIAELKPDFMSVTYGAGGGTSEYTVKIASTIKEEYGVTPLAHLTCVSSTREKVHHVLEELKAHKIENVLALRGDIPQDGKTPEVYHYASELIREIKEAGDFCIGAACYPEGHPESSNKSVDMDYLKQKVDAGCDFVTTQMFFDNSLLYSYLYRIREKGITIPVIAGIMPVTSGSQLKRIAQMSGSYMPARFLSLVDKYGDNPAAMKQAGIAYATDQIIDLLANGIKGIHVYTMNKPDVAAQIQSNISELLK
- a CDS encoding glycogen/starch/alpha-glucan phosphorylase, which produces MKNTGFDKALFKNAVIFNVKNMFRRTIDEATPQQIFQAVAYTVKDDIIDQWITTHKEYEKKDVKTLYYLSMEFLMGRALGNNMINLCEYKEIAEALDEMGFDLNAIEDQEPDAALGNGGLGRLAACFLDSLATLGYPAYGCGIRYRYGMFKQKIEDGYQVEVPDNWLENGNPFEIRRPEYAVEVKFGGYVRIEDRNGMSHFVQEGYQSVKAVPYDLPVVGYGNHIVNTLRIWDAEPVNTFNLDSFDRGDYQKAVEQENLAKNIVEVLYPNDNHYAGKELRLKQQYFFISASVQRAVQKFKEKHDDIHQFPEKVVFQLNDTHPTVAIPELMRILLDDEGLTWEEAWDITTRTCAYTNHTIMSEALEKWPVDLFSRLLPRIYQIVEEINRRFVNEIQQRYPGDQDKIAKMAVVYNGQVRMAYMAIVAGFSVNGVARLHTEILKHEELKDFYEMMPEKFNNKTNGITQRRFLLHGNPLLADWVTDKIGDDWITNLPHIKELAAFAGDKECQKEFLDIKYKNKVRLAKYIKEHNGIDVDPNSIFDVQVKRLHEYKRQLMNILHVMYLYNQLKDDPNMDMVPRTFIFGAKAAAGYRRAKLTIKLINSVADVINNDMSIGGKIKVVFIEDYRVSNAEIIFAAADVSEQISTASKEASGTGNMKFMLNGALTLGTMDGANVEIVEEVGQENAFIFGLSADEVINYENNGGYNPMDIFNNDPQIRRVLMQLTNGYYSPKDPQMFKEIYDSLLNNFGGSRPDTYFILKDFRSYAEAHEKIDKAYRDRQWWAKAALINVSHSGKFTSDRTIEEYVRDIWHLKKVTLEQ